A portion of the Francisella uliginis genome contains these proteins:
- a CDS encoding lipopolysaccharide biosynthesis protein — MIKKFLTYGIGSIGSAAISFLTVPFITRVLSPDNYGIGTLYITIITLLFYISNAGLDMGYMRFFYERKTKEYQIKLFYQCLFIVLILALFVSVVFFFTRVYILEFFFQSNSFVLYLAIIYGLALFILNRFVMLSIRIQQKAFLYSLAQILNSIGYLIGLFVFYYIFKIFSFKLIIYSQITSLSLVSLFLILLDLDKWNLVKYLDSSVFYKGSLKEIFKYSWPFIFSFITIWGMQYIDRLFLIKYGSFYELGIYSASFTLIAPLVILQSTFSTMWTPMGNKLLLHTPNKAKVIYSFLYQNLMSLFFVGILFVFLFREPLSFILGEKFREAINIFMWLLFIPFFNLLGQLLNAGIIKTKKTVWNIWASVLGFLANIISCFIFIPMLGAEGAALSLVIGSLLFFLVKMYSNQYLFPYRLNNKFSILNIVLFCILFVISREENLGVIIYFICFLIFLLQLTFLFKKKNIQRFKLLKKTLNKI, encoded by the coding sequence ATGATTAAAAAATTTCTAACTTATGGAATTGGGTCAATAGGTTCGGCTGCTATTAGCTTTCTTACAGTTCCTTTTATAACTAGGGTTTTATCTCCTGATAATTATGGTATAGGCACACTATATATAACTATTATTACACTCTTATTTTACATATCTAATGCTGGTTTAGATATGGGATATATGCGTTTTTTTTATGAGCGTAAGACTAAAGAATATCAAATAAAACTTTTTTATCAGTGTCTTTTTATAGTTTTGATTTTAGCTCTTTTTGTTTCTGTAGTATTTTTCTTTACTAGAGTTTATATTTTAGAGTTTTTCTTTCAGTCAAATAGTTTTGTGTTATATCTAGCAATTATATATGGTTTGGCTCTTTTTATATTAAATCGTTTTGTAATGCTATCTATTCGTATACAGCAAAAAGCATTTCTATATTCATTAGCGCAGATTTTAAATTCTATAGGTTATTTAATAGGATTATTTGTTTTTTATTATATTTTCAAAATCTTTAGCTTTAAATTAATTATATATTCTCAAATAACCTCATTATCTCTTGTTTCACTATTTTTAATTCTGTTAGATTTGGATAAATGGAATTTGGTTAAATATCTTGATTCATCAGTATTTTACAAAGGATCATTAAAAGAAATATTTAAATATAGCTGGCCATTTATATTTTCTTTTATAACTATTTGGGGAATGCAATATATAGATCGATTATTTTTAATAAAATATGGTAGTTTTTATGAGTTAGGTATATATAGTGCTAGTTTTACATTAATTGCTCCTTTGGTTATCTTGCAGTCAACTTTTAGTACTATGTGGACTCCTATGGGTAATAAACTTTTATTGCATACTCCTAACAAAGCAAAAGTTATTTATTCATTTTTATACCAAAATTTAATGTCTTTATTCTTTGTTGGTATACTTTTTGTATTTTTGTTTAGAGAACCGTTGTCTTTTATATTAGGTGAGAAGTTCCGCGAAGCTATCAATATTTTTATGTGGCTTTTATTTATTCCATTTTTTAATCTTCTAGGGCAATTACTTAATGCAGGTATCATTAAAACTAAAAAAACTGTGTGGAATATTTGGGCAAGCGTTTTAGGATTCTTAGCTAATATAATAAGTTGTTTTATCTTTATACCTATGTTGGGAGCTGAAGGAGCTGCTTTGTCTTTGGTAATAGGGTCTTTGTTATTTTTCCTTGTAAAAATGTATAGTAATCAATATCTTTTTCCATATAGGTTGAATAATAAATTTTCAATTTTAAATATAGTATTATTCTGTATTCTATTTGTTATAAGTAGAGAGGAAAATTTAGGAGTAATAATTTACTTTATATGTTTTCTAATTTTCTTATTACAATTAACATTTTTATTTAAGAAAAAAAATATTCAGAGGTTTAAATTACTGAAGAAAACTTTGAATAAAATTTAG
- a CDS encoding glycosyltransferase, whose product MHILVLPSWYPLYDGDFSGSFFKEQTIAYKNYFPNAKVGVIYQHFYSLRKIGHKLNINDIDNGVLTIIKTGVSIPKLRQFQAKRYVNKTLNIFKEYVKQNGKPDLIHVHSAWQAGLTALQIYKKYNIPYIVTEHSSAFQREKFSQKQLCLINMVFKYSSKNVAVSSSLANYLSKSFNSNFIYIPNSVNQMFFEKLNNDRNSNFFDFLSLAGLNLNKGFDILIDAFCKVFQNIDNVRLIIGGDGVERNSLEELSKDLKVSDRVVFLGKLSRKETLSIMQNSDAFVLASRYETFGVVFVEALACGLPIIATKCGGPESIVNEDVGYLVEKNNIDELASAMLDLYNHKRQWSNKKEFIKKYCKDNFSQKVVASKYHQVYKSVLENND is encoded by the coding sequence ATGCATATTTTAGTATTACCATCTTGGTATCCTTTGTATGATGGAGATTTCTCAGGTTCTTTTTTTAAGGAACAAACCATAGCTTATAAAAACTATTTTCCTAATGCTAAAGTAGGTGTTATATATCAGCATTTTTATAGTTTAAGAAAGATAGGTCATAAATTAAATATTAATGATATTGATAATGGTGTATTAACTATCATAAAAACAGGAGTTTCCATCCCTAAGTTACGGCAATTTCAGGCAAAAAGATATGTAAATAAAACGCTCAATATATTTAAAGAATATGTAAAGCAAAATGGTAAACCTGATTTAATTCATGTACATTCTGCATGGCAAGCTGGACTTACAGCTTTGCAAATTTATAAAAAATATAATATTCCATATATTGTAACGGAACATAGTTCAGCTTTTCAAAGAGAAAAGTTTTCACAAAAGCAATTGTGTTTGATTAATATGGTTTTTAAATATAGCTCTAAAAATGTAGCTGTATCAAGTAGCCTTGCAAATTATCTTTCAAAATCTTTTAACAGTAATTTTATTTATATTCCAAATAGTGTTAATCAGATGTTTTTTGAAAAATTAAATAATGATAGAAATAGCAATTTTTTTGATTTTCTTAGTCTTGCGGGATTAAATTTAAATAAAGGTTTTGATATTTTAATTGATGCCTTTTGTAAAGTTTTTCAAAATATTGATAATGTTAGACTTATAATAGGTGGTGATGGAGTAGAAAGGAATAGTCTTGAAGAGTTATCTAAAGACTTGAAAGTATCTGATAGAGTAGTTTTTTTAGGTAAATTATCTAGAAAAGAAACTTTAAGTATAATGCAAAACTCAGATGCTTTTGTATTAGCTAGTCGTTATGAGACTTTTGGTGTTGTTTTTGTAGAGGCACTAGCTTGTGGTTTACCTATAATTGCGACAAAATGTGGAGGTCCTGAATCTATTGTCAATGAGGATGTAGGGTATTTAGTGGAGAAAAATAATATTGACGAATTAGCTAGTGCTATGCTGGATTTATATAACCATAAACGACAATGGTCTAATAAAAAGGAATTTATAAAAAAATATTGTAAAGATAATTTTTCTCAAAAAGTAGTAGCAAGTAAGTACCATCAAGTTTATAAGAGTGTATTGGAAAATAATGATTAA
- a CDS encoding CDP-glycerol glycerophosphotransferase family protein produces the protein MSNLVKKTIKKILIVQIKYFLGIVSIFIPQKKNLFIFSMRNDRYADNQKALFEYISKEETNIEAVWLYDRLKPNIDNKRIEPKLKFVKKYSLYGFYMISRASLIVMSHSFGDYGYYYFIVRQKKVLMLWHAVTTKSCGLLDKKFDSDRKNRYINRETKYYSGIIASSKIDTYYTCAYTGCSIDNVYITGLPRHDRIETSYNNRKTVTRVLYAPTFRDYDILGESLFFPFKDFLLDRFIKFAKSNDLIFILRPHPSDKSSIDHLKELVSLYPQVFEDGSSDEFDDNIVLINESDAVITDYSSIYIDFLVANKPCAFIPFDFDMYMEKRGMAYDYECISPGPLINSYKDFEGACLSIIQRSPEWEEKRNHVKQMFLSYDDKLACSRVVEIANKIVMDN, from the coding sequence ATGAGTAATTTAGTAAAAAAAACTATAAAAAAGATATTAATCGTTCAGATTAAATATTTTTTAGGAATAGTCTCAATTTTTATTCCTCAAAAGAAAAATCTTTTTATATTCTCTATGCGGAATGATAGATACGCTGATAATCAGAAAGCTTTGTTTGAGTATATTTCAAAAGAAGAAACGAATATAGAAGCTGTATGGCTTTATGATAGATTAAAACCAAATATTGATAATAAAAGAATAGAGCCAAAACTTAAGTTTGTTAAAAAATATAGCCTTTATGGTTTTTACATGATATCAAGAGCAAGCTTAATTGTCATGTCGCATAGTTTTGGTGATTATGGATATTACTATTTTATAGTTAGACAGAAGAAAGTATTGATGCTTTGGCATGCAGTGACTACAAAATCTTGTGGTTTATTGGATAAAAAGTTCGATTCTGATAGAAAAAATCGATATATTAATCGAGAAACAAAGTATTATTCTGGAATTATTGCTTCGTCAAAAATAGATACATATTATACTTGTGCATATACAGGTTGTAGTATAGATAATGTTTACATTACTGGATTACCTCGTCATGATAGGATTGAAACAAGTTATAATAATAGAAAAACAGTAACTAGAGTGCTTTACGCTCCTACATTTAGAGATTATGATATATTAGGGGAAAGCTTATTTTTTCCTTTTAAAGACTTTTTATTAGATAGATTTATTAAATTTGCGAAGAGTAATGATTTAATCTTTATTCTTCGTCCCCATCCTAGTGATAAATCGTCAATAGATCATTTAAAAGAGTTAGTTAGCTTATATCCTCAAGTATTTGAAGATGGGTCTTCAGATGAGTTCGATGATAATATTGTTCTTATAAATGAATCAGATGCTGTCATAACTGATTATTCTTCTATATATATAGATTTTTTAGTAGCTAATAAACCATGTGCTTTTATACCTTTTGATTTTGATATGTATATGGAAAAAAGAGGTATGGCATATGACTATGAATGTATAAGTCCTGGCCCACTTATAAATTCATATAAAGATTTTGAGGGAGCATGTTTATCAATTATACAAAGATCTCCAGAATGGGAAGAAAAAAGAAACCATGTTAAGCAGATGTTTTTATCGTATGATGATAAGTTAGCTTGTAGTCGAGTTGTAGAAATAGCAAATAAAATAGTAATGGATAATTGA
- a CDS encoding class I SAM-dependent methyltransferase, with translation MDLKREKEYWDNFYKSKTLGIENIPSQFAAFVMSEYNYVNKVLEIGCGMGRDTFFFGSLHKKVLGLDASSNVIQLCNKKAKNKNIDVDFQEYDISSQDYEYLREWFNKENEAINMIYARFFLHAIDDELEKAFFKLCKSICRNNDLVALEFRTNRDESQSKETDLHYRRYISPLDFMNRVIKYGFKVDYFVEGFGYAKYKSDDAHVARFILRVDNE, from the coding sequence ATGGATTTAAAAAGAGAAAAGGAATACTGGGATAATTTTTATAAAAGTAAAACTTTAGGTATTGAAAATATTCCATCGCAGTTTGCTGCCTTTGTTATGAGTGAATATAACTATGTTAATAAAGTATTGGAGATAGGCTGTGGAATGGGTAGAGATACATTTTTCTTTGGTTCACTTCATAAAAAAGTATTAGGTTTAGATGCATCTTCAAATGTAATTCAGTTATGTAATAAAAAAGCTAAAAATAAAAACATAGACGTTGATTTTCAAGAGTATGATATTTCAAGTCAAGACTATGAGTACTTAAGAGAATGGTTTAATAAAGAAAATGAAGCTATCAATATGATATATGCTAGATTTTTCCTGCATGCTATTGACGATGAGTTAGAAAAAGCCTTTTTTAAACTATGTAAATCTATTTGTAGAAATAATGATCTTGTTGCTTTAGAGTTTAGGACTAATAGAGATGAAAGTCAAAGTAAAGAGACAGATCTACATTATAGACGATATATATCTCCTCTCGATTTTATGAATCGTGTTATCAAATATGGTTTTAAAGTTGATTATTTTGTTGAAGGTTTTGGTTATGCTAAGTATAAAAGTGATGATGCTCATGTAGCTAGATTTATTTTAAGAGTTGATAATGAGTAA
- a CDS encoding DegT/DnrJ/EryC1/StrS family aminotransferase, whose amino-acid sequence MEFRDLKAQYKYLKKEIDTAIFNVLESGQYIGGTEVKELEKELAEYVGVKHCITCANGTDALTISLTALGIGKDDIVLVPDFTFFASAESVAFVGATPVFVDVDEQTYNICPQKIEETILELQQKGYGNQIKAIMTVDLFGLPANYSEIQKIADKYNLFIIEDAAQGFGGSINGQKACSFGDVATTSFFPAKPLGCYGDGGAIFTNNDELATFIRSYVVHGKNGDDKYDNIRIGVNSRLDSIQAAVLRVKLEAFKDYELDSVNKLADNYNQELKAKGYQLPYIPERYISSFAQYTIRLESKEARDNLQKEYANKDVPTMIYYNKPMHKQGAFKNKLIELDCFTGSQNLCDTVLSLPINLY is encoded by the coding sequence ATGGAATTTAGAGACCTAAAAGCACAATATAAGTATTTAAAAAAAGAGATTGATACAGCTATTTTTAACGTTTTAGAATCTGGACAATATATTGGTGGGACTGAGGTTAAAGAGCTTGAGAAAGAACTAGCTGAATATGTCGGAGTTAAGCATTGTATTACATGTGCTAATGGTACGGATGCTTTGACTATATCACTTACAGCGTTAGGTATTGGTAAAGATGATATTGTTCTAGTACCTGATTTCACATTTTTTGCATCTGCAGAATCTGTAGCTTTTGTAGGAGCTACTCCGGTGTTTGTGGATGTCGATGAGCAAACATATAATATTTGTCCACAGAAAATTGAGGAAACTATTTTAGAGTTACAGCAAAAAGGTTATGGCAATCAAATAAAAGCTATAATGACTGTCGACTTATTTGGACTACCAGCAAATTATTCAGAGATCCAAAAAATAGCAGATAAATATAACCTTTTTATAATAGAAGATGCTGCTCAAGGATTTGGCGGTAGTATTAACGGTCAGAAAGCTTGTAGCTTTGGTGATGTTGCTACCACTTCATTTTTTCCAGCTAAGCCTTTAGGGTGTTATGGTGATGGTGGGGCTATATTTACTAATAATGATGAGTTAGCTACTTTTATACGCTCGTATGTGGTGCATGGTAAAAATGGCGATGATAAGTATGATAATATTCGTATAGGTGTTAATTCTAGGTTAGATAGTATTCAAGCTGCTGTTTTACGAGTTAAGCTAGAGGCTTTCAAAGATTATGAGCTAGATTCGGTAAATAAGTTAGCAGATAATTATAATCAAGAGTTAAAGGCTAAAGGCTATCAATTACCATATATTCCAGAAAGATATATTTCTAGTTTTGCCCAATATACTATTAGGTTAGAGTCAAAAGAAGCTAGAGATAATTTACAAAAAGAGTATGCTAATAAAGATGTACCAACTATGATTTATTATAATAAGCCGATGCATAAGCAAGGAGCTTTTAAAAATAAATTGATAGAGTTGGATTGTTTTACAGGTTCTCAAAACTTGTGTGATACTGTTTTGAGTTTGCCGATTAATTTATATTAA
- a CDS encoding N-acetyltransferase — translation MSNKKSSSFFLHPSSFMDDNVTIGEDTKIWHFCHIHSGANIGSKCSLGQNVNVGNNVKIGNGVKIQNNVSVYEGVELEDYVFCGPSMVFTNDLTPRAKYPKGKEAYKKTLVKYGASIGANATIVCGNTVGRWAMIASGAVVTKDVADYALVAGIPAKQIGWACKCGSVLENINKCDDCNRKYKLEDNKLVQI, via the coding sequence ATGTCTAATAAAAAATCTTCTTCCTTCTTCCTTCACCCGTCCTCCTTTATGGATGATAATGTAACAATTGGCGAAGACACAAAGATTTGGCATTTCTGCCATATTCATTCAGGTGCTAATATTGGATCTAAATGTTCATTAGGTCAAAATGTAAATGTTGGTAATAATGTCAAAATTGGTAATGGTGTTAAAATACAAAACAATGTTTCTGTATACGAGGGTGTAGAGCTTGAGGATTACGTATTTTGTGGTCCCTCAATGGTTTTTACTAATGATTTAACTCCTAGGGCAAAATACCCTAAAGGTAAAGAAGCATATAAGAAAACATTAGTTAAATATGGTGCATCAATAGGAGCAAATGCAACTATAGTCTGTGGTAATACTGTAGGTAGGTGGGCTATGATAGCTTCTGGAGCGGTTGTTACAAAGGATGTAGCTGATTATGCTTTAGTTGCAGGTATACCCGCTAAGCAAATAGGCTGGGCTTGTAAATGTGGTAGTGTACTTGAAAACATAAATAAATGTGATGATTGTAACAGAAAATATAAATTAGAAGATAATAAACTGGTGCAAATATAA
- a CDS encoding four helix bundle protein — protein MASSYRDLVVWQKAMELTKQVYVITNDFPKEEVYGLTSQIKRSSISIPSNIAEGKGRNTDKEFVRFLQISLGSLYELQTQLELAKSFKYINDIENILKLSIEIEKMLNKLITVKGGRNV, from the coding sequence ATGGCAAGTAGTTATCGTGATTTAGTTGTGTGGCAAAAGGCTATGGAACTTACAAAACAAGTCTATGTAATTACAAATGACTTTCCAAAAGAAGAAGTTTATGGTTTAACTTCTCAAATAAAAAGATCTTCAATATCAATTCCTAGTAATATAGCTGAGGGAAAAGGTAGAAATACGGATAAAGAATTTGTAAGATTTTTACAAATATCTTTGGGCTCATTATATGAACTACAGACTCAATTAGAGTTAGCAAAGAGTTTTAAATATATAAACGATATAGAAAATATTCTAAAATTATCAATAGAGATTGAAAAAATGTTAAACAAGTTAATAACAGTAAAAGGAGGCAGAAATGTCTAA
- a CDS encoding Gfo/Idh/MocA family protein, whose protein sequence is MKNFALIGAAGYIAPRHMKAIKETGNNLVASYDVYDGIGIMDSNFPEAEFFTELERFEDFIEKFNRKKQIDYIGITTPNYLHKSHIRVALKSGADAICEKPLVLNTLDIDELKLIEKETGKKVYNILQLRLHDSIIALKEKVTKELKENPNKIYDIDLTYLTSRGKWYFESWKSKEDKSGGIASNIGVHFYDMLCWIFGEVEENIVHIKQVDTNAGYFKLKNATVRWFLSVNYDYIPEDVKAKGLRTYRSITVDGDEIEFSGGFTDLHTKSYEHILDGGGFGLDEAYGSIRTVSTIRNLPAVGLEGEYHPFCEKVVEGRR, encoded by the coding sequence ATGAAAAACTTTGCATTAATTGGAGCTGCTGGATATATAGCGCCAAGGCATATGAAAGCTATTAAAGAAACAGGTAATAACCTGGTTGCATCGTATGATGTATATGATGGGATTGGTATTATGGATAGTAATTTTCCAGAAGCTGAGTTTTTTACAGAGCTAGAAAGATTTGAGGATTTTATAGAAAAATTTAATAGAAAGAAACAAATAGATTATATAGGTATAACGACACCAAACTATTTACACAAAAGTCATATTCGTGTAGCTCTTAAAAGTGGTGCAGATGCTATATGTGAAAAGCCTCTTGTTTTAAATACACTAGATATAGATGAGTTAAAGCTTATAGAAAAAGAGACTGGTAAAAAAGTTTATAATATTCTGCAATTACGGCTACATGATTCTATTATCGCGTTAAAGGAAAAAGTTACAAAAGAGCTAAAAGAGAATCCTAACAAAATATATGATATAGATTTAACATACTTAACAAGTCGTGGTAAATGGTATTTTGAATCTTGGAAAAGTAAAGAAGATAAGTCTGGAGGTATAGCATCAAATATAGGTGTTCATTTTTATGATATGCTTTGTTGGATATTTGGAGAAGTAGAAGAAAATATCGTTCATATTAAGCAAGTAGATACAAATGCAGGATACTTCAAATTAAAGAATGCTACTGTTAGATGGTTTCTTTCTGTAAACTATGACTATATTCCAGAGGATGTAAAAGCAAAAGGTCTTAGAACATATCGCTCTATTACTGTAGATGGCGATGAAATAGAGTTTAGCGGTGGTTTTACTGATTTACATACTAAAAGCTATGAGCATATTCTAGATGGTGGTGGCTTTGGTCTTGATGAAGCTTATGGATCTATTCGCACTGTTTCAACTATTAGGAATCTGCCTGCTGTTGGCCTTGAAGGAGAGTATCATCCGTTTTGTGAGAAGGTTGTAGAAGGTAGAAGGTAG
- the wecB gene encoding non-hydrolyzing UDP-N-acetylglucosamine 2-epimerase, whose protein sequence is MKILTILGARPQFIKAGSVSREIKRQKEEGRSIEEIIVHTGQHYDANMSDIFFDEMKIPKPDYFLGIGGKSHGAMTGQMIEKIEEVALKEMPDWIMVYGDTNSTLAGAIVASKLHIKLAHIEAGLRSFNMQMPEEVNRILTDRVSNLLFCPTDTAIQNLKSEGFVVEGEGGGRKAEGQSSCFGHVVKVGDVMQDGAIFYKNLAKKPSIFSLQSSNFILCTIHRAENTDNIDRLKEIFSALNEIAKEKQIILPLHPRTKNILEKYDISSANLTVIDPVGYLEMVWLIDNCELVMTDSGGLQKEAYFFAKPCITLRDETEWVELVSLGVNILVGADKTNILKAYNDLDKTKLNFSNSLYGDGNASRIIIETILSYEKGE, encoded by the coding sequence ATGAAAATACTAACCATACTAGGTGCAAGACCTCAATTTATCAAAGCTGGCTCAGTAAGTCGAGAAATAAAAAGGCAGAAGGAAGAAGGTCGAAGTATTGAGGAAATAATAGTTCATACAGGCCAGCATTATGATGCTAATATGTCTGATATATTTTTTGATGAGATGAAAATTCCTAAGCCAGACTATTTTCTAGGTATAGGTGGCAAATCTCATGGTGCTATGACTGGGCAGATGATTGAGAAAATTGAAGAAGTTGCCTTAAAAGAAATGCCTGATTGGATTATGGTGTATGGTGATACTAACTCTACTTTAGCTGGAGCTATAGTTGCAAGTAAACTACATATTAAATTAGCTCATATAGAGGCGGGGCTAAGAAGCTTTAATATGCAAATGCCAGAAGAGGTAAATAGGATTTTAACCGATAGAGTTAGTAATTTACTTTTTTGTCCAACTGATACTGCTATACAGAATCTCAAAAGTGAGGGCTTTGTGGTTGAGGGAGAAGGCGGAGGGCGGAAGGCAGAAGGACAGAGCAGTTGTTTTGGACATGTTGTTAAAGTTGGTGATGTAATGCAAGATGGAGCAATCTTTTATAAAAACTTAGCTAAAAAGCCTTCAATCTTTAGCCTTCAATCTTCTAACTTTATCCTTTGTACTATTCATAGGGCCGAAAACACTGATAATATAGATAGATTGAAAGAAATTTTTTCAGCACTTAATGAAATTGCCAAAGAGAAACAAATAATCTTACCTCTTCATCCTCGTACAAAAAATATTTTAGAGAAATATGATATTTCTTCTGCTAATTTAACAGTTATTGATCCAGTAGGTTATTTAGAAATGGTTTGGTTAATAGATAATTGTGAGCTTGTGATGACAGATAGTGGAGGTCTTCAGAAAGAAGCTTATTTTTTTGCTAAGCCATGTATTACTCTAAGAGATGAGACTGAATGGGTTGAATTAGTTAGTCTTGGGGTAAATATTCTTGTGGGAGCTGATAAAACAAACATATTAAAAGCCTATAATGATCTAGATAAAACTAAATTGAATTTCTCAAATAGTTTATATGGAGATGGTAATGCTAGTAGAATAATTATAGAAACTATTTTAAGCTATGAAAAAGGTGAATAA
- a CDS encoding glycosyltransferase family 4 protein: protein MKVRKFFFVADANSVHTAKWVDWFVDRKFDVYLATFSQLNKTKCKKIYFLSDKKSNIFGGNYYYLLSINKLAKILKDIKPDYINAHFSYSMGLIAILAKKKARLSAEFSVVCHGSDILKPKTYSPLNLVNKYVLKKANKIFAVSDQIRDKIECLGINIDNVFVGQYGIEVFNNLPIKKDIDILSNRNYVENSRIELLLEYLEHFRQSRLNIVFVLPHIQEAEFIRLENKYPFIKFYRAVSHSNMINMVSRSKVYVSATKSDGSSLSLLEAMAYEAIPLVSNIVSNRSWVLDGVNGYLFKTKDEFIRKLSLLNEIELDDFYKINSKIVKEKCIYKSQMQKIENFLIGVDGK, encoded by the coding sequence GTGAAAGTTAGAAAATTTTTTTTTGTTGCAGATGCTAATTCAGTACATACAGCTAAATGGGTTGATTGGTTTGTGGATAGAAAATTTGATGTTTACTTAGCTACCTTTTCACAATTGAATAAAACAAAATGCAAAAAGATTTATTTTTTAAGTGATAAAAAATCTAATATTTTTGGAGGTAATTACTATTATTTACTATCCATAAATAAATTAGCAAAAATTCTAAAAGATATTAAGCCAGACTATATTAATGCACACTTTAGCTATAGTATGGGTCTTATAGCAATACTTGCAAAGAAGAAGGCTAGATTAAGTGCTGAATTTAGTGTTGTTTGTCATGGTTCAGATATCCTAAAACCAAAAACATATTCACCTTTAAATTTAGTTAATAAATATGTTTTAAAGAAAGCTAATAAGATCTTTGCTGTTTCAGATCAAATTAGAGATAAGATAGAATGTCTTGGTATTAACATTGATAATGTCTTTGTAGGTCAGTATGGTATAGAAGTCTTTAATAACTTACCAATCAAAAAAGATATAGATATATTATCTAATAGAAATTATGTTGAAAATTCTAGAATTGAATTATTATTAGAATATTTAGAGCATTTTAGACAATCTAGGTTAAATATTGTTTTTGTATTACCTCATATCCAAGAAGCTGAATTTATTAGATTAGAAAATAAATATCCATTTATAAAGTTTTATAGAGCAGTTAGTCATAGCAATATGATTAATATGGTTAGTAGAAGTAAAGTGTATGTAAGTGCTACTAAATCAGATGGTTCATCTTTGTCGTTATTGGAAGCTATGGCTTATGAAGCAATCCCTTTGGTTTCTAATATTGTATCTAATAGGAGTTGGGTTTTAGATGGTGTTAATGGTTACTTGTTTAAGACTAAAGATGAGTTTATAAGAAAGCTTAGTTTGTTGAATGAAATAGAGTTAGACGATTTCTATAAAATAAATAGCAAAATTGTAAAAGAAAAATGTATATACAAGAGTCAAATGCAGAAGATAGAAAACTTTTTAATTGGTGTTGATGGAAAATGA